ATGGCTTTGATAACCCCGGTCCATCACACCGGTTTGACCGTCAGACAGGATCAAGCTGACGAAAGGTCTTTCAGCCCCGTTACCATCGGTAAGATAAAGCTTTCTTGGAATCGCCCGGTTCAGATCAAAACCGACGTGGACCTTCGCCTTCTTGGATTTTTTACGGTAGTCGGCCCAATGCATGGATAAGGTTGCATCGATGAGGGAACCGTCGATCCCCACCAGATCACCGAGTTCGGGATGTTGCTTGGGTAAAATCGAAGATGCCTGAGCTTGTAAGTTCTGATAGACATACATGAACTGTTCAAGTCCCCGGCTGTTGGTGGCCTCTGAGAAGCTGCTCTTTTTGATTCCGTTTTCTGGTGCGATGGCACTTTTGGCAAAATCATCTTCTTCAAGCACTTGCAGCAGGTGTTGAGCAGAATGGTGTTCTTCAAGATGAAAGTAAACCAGCGCGCGCAGATGTTCCTCAAAAGTCATCTGCAATGGTCGGTTTCCTTTGGAATCAAGAGCTGGCATCCGTGATGTTGCCTCAGTCGCTGGTTGAAAAAAAGAGAAAAACTCCAGGGCATTGAGCTTTTGGAAAGGGTCGAATGTGCGTGGCATGTATAACCTCTTGATATAATAGGGCATACAAAACGCCGCCCATATTGACGACCCAATGTCAAGCAAAAATATCGTTTAACCTGCTGATTTTAAATTATTTTTATGCAATTCCTTAACCGGATTTTACTGAAAAAGAATAAATGAATTGGCCGTCAGTTGGCGATTGCAAAGAACGGATCATCCCGATCCGGGGATTCCGCGACGGATGAGGCGGACGAGGGTAGAAACGGTAACGGCAAGCGAGAGCGCTCCCAGCAGGCAGGGAATCCAGATGTAGCCGCTGTATCGGGGGGTATCCAAACCGGCGGCAACGCCGGTGATGCTGAACAGCAGTACAACCACGGCAAAAACGAGCGTCAGCAGCATGGCGGGTTCGGTGTCGTACCAGGGGATGAAGGCCTTGCGGAAAAGCAGATCGCTTTTGGATTTTTCTTTCATATTTCCAACCCATGAAGATCGAAATGCCTGAGAAAACGACTCATCGGCGGCAGGTTGTCCTTTTCCTTGCGGCCGTGGCCGCCCTTTTCATCGGAGGATGCGCCGTGGCGCCCAAAACCCTCACCGTCAAAGGCGATGCGACGCCCATGATGGAAAACACCATTTTGAAAACCGCCACGGGGGCAACGATTTCCAAGCGGCAGTTGGTCGATGATCTTGCCGGCGTCCGGGTGGTTTATGTCGGTGAAAGCCACACCAACGTCTCCCACCATGCCATTCAACTGGAAGTGATCCGGGAACTGCACGAAAACGCGCCCGATCTTTCCATCGGCATGGAAATGTTCGACTATACCTATCAACCGGTTCTGGATCGATGGACGGCCGGCGAACTGGACGAAGCCGAATTCCTGCGGCAAACCCACTGGTATGCCAACTGGCGCTTTCCCTTCGATCTGTACCGCGATATCCTGCAATATGCAAAGGAAAACCGGATTCGGGTCATCGCGTTGAACCTCCCCTTTTCCATTCCCGCCAAGATCCGGGTGGGCGGAATCGCCAGCCTGTCGGAAGAGGATGCCAAGCACCTGCCGGCATCCATCGACACCACTAACGCCGAACACCGCAACTACCTGGAAGAAATTTACAAACTCCACCACTTTCGCGGCCAGGACAATTTCGAATTCTTCTACGAGGCCCAGTGCGCCTGGGAGGATGCCATGGCCGCGAAAGTGGCCGAATACCTGGGAACGGGGAAGATGGTGGTCCTGGCGGGCAACGGGCATATCATCCGTAAATTCGGCATCCCCGACCGGGCCTTTGCCCGCACCCACGCCCCCTTTAAAACCGTCTACCTGGCGCCGGTGGGCGGCGAGATCGACTTGGACTATGGCGACTACATCTGGGCCACGCCGGGATCGCCCATGCCCCGCATGCCGATGCGGTAGTCGTCAGACGGACGTTTAACGGCCCTGCTTTCAGGAGCGGGAGTTAGGGTCAG
This window of the uncultured Desulfosarcina sp. genome carries:
- a CDS encoding ChaN family lipoprotein, with the translated sequence MPEKTTHRRQVVLFLAAVAALFIGGCAVAPKTLTVKGDATPMMENTILKTATGATISKRQLVDDLAGVRVVYVGESHTNVSHHAIQLEVIRELHENAPDLSIGMEMFDYTYQPVLDRWTAGELDEAEFLRQTHWYANWRFPFDLYRDILQYAKENRIRVIALNLPFSIPAKIRVGGIASLSEEDAKHLPASIDTTNAEHRNYLEEIYKLHHFRGQDNFEFFYEAQCAWEDAMAAKVAEYLGTGKMVVLAGNGHIIRKFGIPDRAFARTHAPFKTVYLAPVGGEIDLDYGDYIWATPGSPMPRMPMR